A section of the Pseudomonas sp. FP453 genome encodes:
- a CDS encoding GTP-binding protein: protein MSIALNVITGFLGSGKTTLLKRLLQGESLGDTALLINEFGDVGIDHLLVEEVAPDTVLLPSGCVCCSIRGELKDALLGLLQRRERGEIPAFKRVILETTGLADPAPILATLNNDVQLRGRFHIGLVITLVDASHATLQERLHPEWLAQVAAADRLLLSKTDLAGDSTALRAHLQALNAGTPILDTQDIHSGEQLLLGEGLRSAEPAVEVSRWQLHQPITATHGAAQVCCLTFDQPLDWVGFGVWLSMLLRCHGERILRVKGLLNVNASNAPIVIHGVQHCLHAPVHLPAWPGNDRQSRLVFILRGLDPAQLRRSFDVFSRRFAP from the coding sequence ATGAGCATCGCCCTGAATGTAATCACCGGCTTCCTCGGCAGCGGCAAAACCACCTTGCTCAAGCGCCTGCTGCAAGGCGAAAGCCTCGGCGACACGGCATTGCTGATCAATGAATTCGGCGACGTCGGCATCGACCATCTGCTGGTGGAAGAGGTCGCGCCGGACACCGTGCTGCTGCCCAGCGGCTGCGTGTGCTGCTCGATTCGCGGCGAGTTGAAGGACGCGCTGCTCGGCCTGTTGCAACGCCGCGAGCGCGGGGAAATCCCGGCCTTCAAACGGGTGATCCTGGAAACCACTGGCCTGGCCGACCCGGCGCCGATCCTCGCCACCCTGAACAACGACGTGCAGTTGCGCGGGCGCTTTCATATCGGCCTGGTCATCACCCTGGTGGACGCCAGCCACGCCACGCTGCAAGAACGTTTGCACCCGGAATGGCTGGCCCAGGTCGCGGCGGCGGATCGCCTGCTGTTGAGCAAGACCGACCTGGCCGGCGACAGCACCGCGCTGCGCGCGCACTTGCAGGCGCTCAACGCCGGCACGCCGATCCTCGATACCCAGGACATCCACAGCGGCGAGCAACTGCTGCTCGGCGAAGGCCTGCGCAGCGCCGAACCCGCTGTCGAAGTCAGCCGCTGGCAGCTGCATCAACCCATCACCGCCACCCACGGCGCCGCGCAAGTGTGCTGTCTGACCTTCGACCAGCCGCTGGATTGGGTCGGCTTCGGGGTGTGGCTGTCGATGCTGTTAAGATGCCACGGCGAACGAATCCTCCGGGTCAAAGGACTGCTCAACGTGAACGCCAGCAACGCCCCCATCGTCATTCATGGCGTGCAGCACTGCCTGCATGCCCCGGTGCACTTGCCTGCATGGCCGGGCAACGATCGCCAATCGCGCCTGGTCTTTATCCTGCGTGGCCTCGACCCGGCGCAGCTGCGCCGCTCGTTCGACGTGTTCTCGCGACGGTTCGCGCCATGA
- a CDS encoding GntR family transcriptional regulator produces MKAVSASASRYAMIHQVLRDAIVNGTARHGLVLLEAPLAELFGTSRVPVRKALDLLHDEGLICRFNGRGYLINPEGLALEPLRLPLSHAHLGLNGEAELVDTRPLGERIVEEIGAALSTCIAFGHYRLDEQAAADHYGVSRAVVREALMRLRDRGLVEKEPYSQWLAGPLTAREVTEDYELRACLEPEALRLSAPGLDREELEAMLQRVLDAQASPQCSLEAIEQIEEDLHQRCLAGLQNRKIAALIRQGQSPMIISRIFYRLLGIGADPAMLAEHRLILELLLHGAVDAAALNLREHLQRARQRMLQRLKVLSVLPEQPLPSYLHKIS; encoded by the coding sequence ATGAAAGCAGTGTCTGCCTCGGCCTCGCGCTACGCGATGATTCACCAGGTATTGCGTGACGCGATCGTCAACGGCACGGCCCGCCATGGCCTGGTGTTGCTGGAAGCGCCGCTGGCCGAATTGTTCGGCACCAGCCGCGTGCCGGTGCGCAAGGCCCTGGACCTGCTGCACGACGAAGGCTTGATCTGCCGCTTCAACGGCCGGGGTTACCTGATCAACCCCGAGGGCCTGGCGCTGGAGCCGCTGCGCCTGCCCTTGAGCCATGCGCACCTGGGGCTCAATGGCGAAGCCGAGCTGGTGGACACGCGGCCATTGGGCGAGCGCATCGTCGAGGAAATCGGCGCGGCGCTGTCCACCTGCATTGCCTTCGGCCATTACCGCCTGGACGAGCAAGCCGCCGCCGACCACTACGGCGTCAGCCGCGCCGTGGTGCGTGAGGCGCTGATGCGCCTGCGCGACCGTGGCCTGGTGGAAAAGGAGCCCTACTCCCAATGGCTCGCCGGGCCGTTGACTGCGCGGGAAGTCACCGAAGACTACGAACTGCGCGCCTGCCTGGAACCCGAAGCCCTGCGCCTGAGCGCACCGGGCCTGGACCGCGAGGAGCTGGAAGCGATGTTGCAACGGGTGCTGGACGCGCAGGCCAGCCCGCAGTGCAGCCTGGAAGCCATCGAGCAGATCGAAGAGGATTTGCACCAGCGTTGCCTGGCCGGGTTGCAGAACCGCAAGATCGCCGCGTTGATCCGCCAGGGGCAGAGCCCGATGATTATCAGCCGGATTTTTTACCGGTTGCTGGGGATCGGCGCGGATCCTGCCATGTTGGCCGAGCATCGCTTGATTCTGGAGTTGTTGTTGCATGGGGCGGTGGATGCGGCGGCGCTTAACCTGCGCGAGCATTTGCAGCGGGCCAGGCAGCGGATGTTGCAGCGCCTGAAGGTGTTATCGGTGCTACCGGAGCAACCCCTGCCCTCCTACCTCCACAAAATCAGCTGA
- a CDS encoding MFS transporter, producing the protein MSIYNKLDLTGWKPRQLTSKEVRFATWIAFFAWVFAVYDFILFGTLLPEIGRHFGWGEVEQAEIATWVAVGTAVVALAIGPIVDKLGRRKGIIFTVAGSALCSALTAIGGAWGKSPLILIRSLGGLGYAEETVNATYLTELYGASEDPRLTKRRGFIYSLVQGGWPVGALIAAGLTALLLPIIGWQGCFIFAAIPAIVIAIMARKLKESPQFQIHERISQLRKSGAVTEAQNVAVTYGVDYDEHSKAGLKAAFRGPARRATLVIGAALLLNWAAIQVFSVLGTSVIVSVHHISFENSLIILVLSNLVGYCGYLSHGWMGDKIGRRNVIGLGWMLGGLAFAGMLFGPSNMAMVVGLYSLGLFFLIGPYSAALFFISESFPTSIRATGGAIIHAMGPIGAVVAGFGATQVLSAGSDWQTAALWFGAVPCFLSGMLMFAARHVRPETVQ; encoded by the coding sequence ATGTCCATCTACAACAAGCTTGACCTGACCGGCTGGAAACCCCGGCAACTGACCTCCAAGGAAGTGCGCTTCGCCACCTGGATCGCGTTTTTCGCCTGGGTGTTTGCGGTGTACGACTTCATCCTCTTCGGCACCTTGCTGCCGGAAATCGGCCGGCACTTTGGCTGGGGTGAAGTGGAGCAAGCCGAGATCGCGACATGGGTGGCGGTGGGTACCGCCGTAGTCGCCCTGGCCATCGGCCCTATCGTCGATAAATTGGGGCGCCGCAAGGGCATCATTTTTACCGTGGCAGGTTCTGCACTGTGCTCGGCGCTGACTGCAATCGGCGGCGCGTGGGGCAAGTCGCCGCTGATCCTGATCCGTTCGCTGGGCGGCCTGGGCTATGCCGAGGAAACCGTCAACGCCACCTATTTGACCGAGCTGTACGGCGCGTCGGAAGACCCGCGCCTGACCAAGCGCCGTGGTTTTATCTACAGCCTGGTGCAGGGCGGCTGGCCGGTCGGGGCGTTGATCGCTGCCGGTTTGACCGCGTTGCTGCTGCCGATCATCGGCTGGCAGGGCTGCTTCATCTTCGCCGCGATCCCGGCGATCGTGATTGCGATCATGGCGCGCAAGCTCAAGGAAAGCCCGCAGTTCCAGATCCACGAACGCATCAGCCAACTGCGCAAAAGTGGCGCGGTGACGGAAGCACAGAACGTCGCCGTGACCTACGGCGTGGACTACGACGAACACAGCAAGGCCGGTCTCAAGGCCGCGTTCCGTGGCCCGGCCCGCCGCGCCACCCTGGTGATCGGCGCCGCGCTGTTGCTCAACTGGGCGGCGATCCAGGTGTTCAGCGTGCTCGGTACCTCGGTGATCGTCAGCGTGCACCACATTTCGTTCGAGAACTCGCTGATCATCCTCGTGCTGTCGAACCTGGTGGGTTACTGCGGCTACCTCAGCCACGGCTGGATGGGCGACAAGATCGGCCGTCGCAACGTTATCGGCCTGGGCTGGATGCTCGGCGGCCTGGCGTTCGCCGGCATGTTGTTCGGCCCGAGCAACATGGCGATGGTGGTCGGGCTGTACAGCCTGGGCCTGTTCTTCCTGATCGGGCCGTACTCGGCGGCGCTGTTCTTTATCAGCGAAAGCTTCCCCACCAGCATCCGTGCCACCGGCGGCGCGATCATCCACGCCATGGGCCCGATTGGTGCGGTGGTCGCAGGGTTTGGCGCGACCCAGGTGTTGTCCGCCGGCAGCGACTGGCAGACCGCCGCGCTGTGGTTCGGTGCGGTGCCGTGCTTCCTGTCCGGCATGTTGATGTTCGCCGCGCGCCATGTGCGCCCGGAAACCGTTCAGTAA
- a CDS encoding SDR family NAD(P)-dependent oxidoreductase: MPELTHRRAVITGAGSGIGAAIARAYAAEGARLVLADRNAASLADTAITCRNLGAEVVECLADVGTVEGAQASVDTCVEQFGGIDILVNNAGMLTQARCVDLSIEMWNDMLRVDLTSVFVASQRALPHMLAQRWGRIINVASQLGIKGGAELTHYAAAKAGVIGFTKSLALEVAKDNVLVNAIAPGPIETPLVGGISDDWKRAKAKELPLGRFGLADEVAPTAVLLASEPGGNLFVGQTLGPNSGDVMP; encoded by the coding sequence ATGCCTGAACTCACTCATCGCCGCGCCGTCATCACCGGCGCCGGCAGCGGCATCGGCGCTGCCATCGCCCGCGCCTACGCCGCCGAAGGCGCACGCCTGGTACTGGCCGACCGCAACGCCGCGAGCCTCGCCGACACCGCGATCACCTGCCGCAACCTCGGTGCCGAAGTCGTCGAATGCCTGGCCGACGTCGGCACCGTCGAAGGCGCCCAGGCCAGTGTGGATACCTGCGTCGAGCAGTTCGGCGGCATCGATATCCTGGTCAACAACGCCGGCATGCTCACCCAGGCGCGGTGTGTCGACCTGTCCATCGAGATGTGGAACGACATGCTGCGCGTCGACCTCACCAGCGTGTTCGTCGCCAGCCAGCGCGCCTTGCCGCACATGCTGGCGCAGCGCTGGGGCCGCATCATCAACGTCGCCTCGCAACTGGGGATCAAGGGCGGCGCCGAGCTGACTCACTACGCCGCCGCCAAAGCCGGGGTGATCGGCTTTACCAAGTCCCTCGCGCTGGAAGTGGCCAAGGACAATGTGCTGGTCAACGCCATCGCCCCCGGCCCGATTGAAACGCCGTTGGTGGGCGGCATCAGTGATGACTGGAAACGCGCCAAGGCCAAGGAATTGCCCCTGGGCCGCTTCGGCCTGGCCGATGAAGTGGCGCCCACCGCCGTGCTGCTGGCCAGCGAACCGGGTGGCAATCTGTTCGTCGGCCAGACCCTCGGCCCGAACTCCGGCGACGTCATGCCATGA
- a CDS encoding amidase, whose protein sequence is MSDATSMAEDFASGRSDPVQVLEQALVHASMAPSVFISLTAERARREAEASAARWRAGQPLSVFDGVPLVWKDLFDVAGSITTAGAAYRRNAPAASLDAPSVGLLCRAGMVSVGKTNLSELAYSGLGLNPHFGTPFNPHSSDQARIPGGSSSGSAVAVAAGIVPIAMGTDTAGSIRIPAALNGLVGYRSSSRRYSRDAVFPLSRTLDSLGPLTRSVRDALAIDDLLHGRRQVHTPRSLKGQRFVLAQQDVEPAVRDNLLRAVEQLQGAGAIIEERECPTFQATLALIRDHGWLGSFEAFALHEALLDSPDAEHLDPRVRRRLEAARALPASQLLYLIEARRRLQQQLLDDLDGALLITPTVAHVAPPLAPLEADDDLFIHTNLATLRLTMPGSFLDMPGVNLPSGRDALGLPTGLLLSAPTGEDARLLRAALSVESAMTI, encoded by the coding sequence ATGTCAGACGCCACTTCCATGGCCGAGGATTTCGCCAGCGGTCGCAGCGACCCGGTGCAGGTGCTTGAGCAGGCACTTGTCCACGCGAGCATGGCCCCCAGCGTATTTATCTCCCTGACCGCCGAGCGTGCCCGCCGCGAGGCCGAAGCCTCGGCCGCGCGCTGGCGGGCCGGCCAGCCGTTGAGCGTGTTCGATGGCGTGCCGCTGGTCTGGAAAGACCTGTTCGACGTGGCCGGCAGCATCACCACGGCGGGCGCCGCTTACCGCCGCAACGCGCCGGCAGCCTCTCTCGATGCGCCCAGCGTCGGCCTGTTGTGCCGCGCGGGGATGGTCAGCGTGGGCAAGACCAACCTCAGCGAGCTGGCCTATTCCGGCCTGGGCCTGAACCCGCATTTCGGCACGCCGTTCAACCCCCACAGCAGCGATCAAGCGCGGATTCCCGGCGGTTCGTCATCGGGTTCGGCGGTCGCCGTGGCCGCCGGGATCGTACCGATTGCCATGGGCACCGACACCGCCGGTTCGATCCGCATCCCCGCCGCGCTGAATGGCCTGGTGGGTTACCGCAGCAGCAGTCGGCGCTACAGCCGCGACGCGGTGTTCCCGTTGTCGCGCACCCTCGACAGCCTCGGCCCGCTGACCCGCAGCGTGCGCGACGCGTTGGCCATCGACGATTTGCTCCATGGCCGCCGCCAGGTCCACACGCCCCGCAGCCTCAAGGGCCAGCGTTTTGTGCTGGCGCAGCAAGACGTCGAACCGGCCGTGCGCGACAACCTGCTGCGCGCCGTCGAGCAACTGCAAGGCGCCGGCGCAATCATCGAAGAACGTGAATGCCCGACGTTCCAGGCCACCCTGGCGTTGATCCGCGACCACGGCTGGCTCGGCTCCTTCGAAGCCTTCGCCCTGCACGAAGCGCTGCTCGACAGCCCCGACGCCGAGCACCTCGACCCCCGCGTGCGCCGCCGCCTCGAGGCCGCGCGCGCGCTGCCCGCCAGCCAATTGCTGTACCTGATCGAAGCCCGCCGCCGCCTGCAACAGCAACTGCTCGACGACCTCGACGGCGCCCTCTTGATCACCCCCACCGTCGCCCATGTCGCGCCGCCCCTGGCGCCGCTGGAAGCCGACGATGACCTGTTCATCCACACCAACCTCGCCACCCTGCGCCTGACCATGCCCGGCAGTTTCCTGGACATGCCCGGCGTGAACCTGCCCAGCGGCCGCGATGCCCTGGGCCTGCCCACCGGGCTGCTGCTCAGCGCCCCGACGGGGGAAGACGCTCGCCTGTTGCGCGCCGCGTTGTCCGTCGAATCCGCAATGACTATTTAA
- a CDS encoding polysaccharide deacetylase translates to MAKDILCAFGVDVDAVAGWLGSYGGEDSPDDISRGLFAGEIGAPRLLKLFERYGLRTTWFIPGHSMETFPEQMKAVADAGHEIGVHGYSHENPIAMTAEQEEIVLDKSIELITQVTGKRPTGYVAPWWEFSKVTNELLLKKGIKYDHSLMHNDFHPYYVRKGDSWTKIDYSQHPDTWMKPLVRGEETDLVEIPANWYLDDLPPMMFIKKAPNSHGFVNPRHLEEMWRDQFDWVYREHEHAVFTMTIHPDVSGRPQVLLMLERLIEHIQSHAGVRFVTFDEIADDFIRRQPRT, encoded by the coding sequence ATGGCTAAAGACATCCTCTGTGCATTTGGCGTCGACGTTGACGCGGTCGCCGGCTGGCTCGGTTCCTACGGCGGCGAAGACTCGCCCGACGACATCTCCCGCGGCCTGTTCGCCGGTGAAATCGGCGCGCCACGCCTGCTCAAATTGTTCGAACGCTACGGCCTGCGCACCACCTGGTTTATCCCCGGCCACTCGATGGAAACCTTCCCCGAGCAGATGAAGGCCGTGGCCGACGCCGGCCACGAAATCGGCGTGCACGGCTACAGCCACGAAAACCCCATCGCCATGACCGCCGAGCAAGAGGAAATCGTCCTCGATAAATCCATCGAACTGATCACCCAGGTCACCGGCAAACGCCCGACCGGCTACGTCGCGCCGTGGTGGGAATTCAGCAAGGTCACCAACGAGCTGCTGTTGAAAAAAGGTATCAAGTACGACCACAGCCTGATGCACAACGACTTCCACCCCTACTATGTACGCAAGGGCGACAGCTGGACCAAGATCGACTACAGCCAGCACCCCGATACCTGGATGAAACCCCTGGTGCGCGGCGAAGAAACCGACCTGGTGGAGATCCCGGCCAACTGGTACCTCGACGACCTGCCGCCGATGATGTTTATCAAGAAAGCCCCCAACAGCCACGGCTTCGTCAACCCGCGTCACCTCGAAGAAATGTGGCGCGACCAGTTCGACTGGGTCTACCGCGAACACGAACACGCGGTGTTCACCATGACCATTCACCCCGACGTTTCCGGCCGCCCGCAAGTGCTGCTGATGCTGGAGCGCCTGATCGAACACATCCAGAGCCATGCCGGCGTGCGCTTCGTCACCTTCGACGAAATCGCCGATGACTTTATCCGCCGTCAACCGCGTACCTGA
- a CDS encoding SDR family NAD(P)-dependent oxidoreductase: MSRKVALITGAASGIGQALAVAYARVGVAVVGGYYPADPHDPQTTVALVEEAGGECLMLPLDVGSTASVDALAEQAVQHFGRLDYAVANAGLLRRAPLLEMTDALWDEMLNVDLTGVMRTFRAAARHMNEGGALVAISSIAGGVYGWQEHSHYAAAKAGVPGLCRSLAVELAAQGIRCNAVIPGLIETPQSLDAKNSLGPEGLAKAARAIPLGRVGRADEVASLVQFLTSDASSYLTGQSIIIDGGLTVRWPD; encoded by the coding sequence ATGAGCCGTAAAGTTGCCTTGATTACCGGCGCCGCCAGCGGCATCGGCCAAGCCCTCGCCGTGGCCTATGCGCGAGTCGGTGTGGCGGTGGTCGGCGGGTATTACCCGGCCGATCCCCATGACCCTCAAACCACCGTCGCGTTGGTGGAAGAAGCCGGCGGCGAATGCCTGATGCTGCCGCTGGACGTCGGCAGCACGGCCTCGGTGGACGCCTTGGCCGAGCAAGCCGTGCAGCACTTCGGCCGCCTCGACTACGCCGTGGCCAACGCCGGTTTGCTGCGTCGTGCGCCGCTGCTGGAAATGACCGACGCGCTGTGGGACGAGATGCTCAATGTCGACCTGACGGGGGTGATGCGCACCTTCCGTGCGGCCGCCCGGCACATGAACGAAGGCGGCGCGCTGGTGGCGATTTCATCGATTGCCGGTGGCGTGTATGGCTGGCAGGAACACAGCCATTACGCAGCGGCCAAGGCCGGCGTGCCGGGGTTGTGCCGCTCGCTGGCGGTGGAATTGGCGGCCCAGGGCATTCGTTGCAATGCGGTGATCCCGGGGTTGATCGAGACGCCGCAGTCGCTGGATGCGAAGAACTCGCTGGGGCCGGAAGGCCTGGCGAAAGCCGCGCGGGCGATTCCGCTGGGGCGGGTAGGCCGGGCGGATGAAGTGGCGTCGTTGGTGCAGTTCTTGACCAGTGATGCGTCGAGTTACCTCACCGGCCAAAGCATCATCATCGACGGCGGCTTGACCGTGCGCTGGCCTGATTAA
- the lon gene encoding endopeptidase La, with amino-acid sequence MSDQQEFPEYDLNDYADPENAESPSSNTGLALPGQNLPDKVYIIPIHNRPFFPAQVLPVIVNEEPWAETLELVSKSDHHNLALFFMDTPPEDPRHFDTSSLPLYGTLVKVHHASRENGKLQFVAQGLTRVRIKTWLKHHRPPYLVEVEYPHQPSEPTDEVKAYGMALINAIKELLPLNPLYSEELKNYLNRFSPNDPSPLTDFAAALTSATGNELQEVLDCVPMLKRMEKVLPMLRKEVEVARLQKEISAEVNRKIGEHQREFFLKEQLKVIQQELGLTKDDRSADVEQFEQRLQGKVLPAQAQKRIDEELNKLSILETGSPEYAVTRNYLDWATAVPWGVYGEDKLDLKHARKVLDKHHAGLDDIKSRILEFLAVGAYKGEVAGSIVLLVGPPGVGKTSVGKSIAESLGRPFYRFSVGGMRDEAEIKGHRRTYIGALPGKLVQALKDVEVMNPVIMLDEIDKMGQSFQGDPASALLETLDPEQNVEFLDHYLDLRLDLSKVLFVCTANTLDSIPGPLLDRMEVIRLSGYITEEKVAIAKRHLWPKQLEKAGVAKTSLTISDGALRALIDGYAREAGVRQLEKQLGKLVRKAVVKLLDEPDSVIKIGNKDLESSLGMPVFRNEQVLSGTGVITGLAWTSMGGATLPIEATRIHTLNRGFKLTGQLGEVMKESAEIAYSYISSNLKSFGGDPKFFDEAFVHLHVPEGATPKDGPSAGVTMASALLSLARNQPPKKGVAMTGELTLTGHVLPIGGVREKVIAARRQKIHELILPEPNRGSFEELPEYLKEGMTVHFAKRFADVAKVLF; translated from the coding sequence ATGAGCGACCAGCAAGAATTCCCCGAATACGACCTCAACGACTACGCCGACCCCGAAAACGCTGAATCCCCTTCGTCCAACACTGGCCTGGCGCTGCCTGGGCAAAACCTGCCGGACAAGGTCTATATCATCCCGATCCACAATCGGCCGTTCTTCCCCGCGCAAGTGCTGCCGGTGATCGTCAACGAAGAGCCGTGGGCCGAGACCCTGGAGCTGGTGAGCAAATCCGATCACCACAACCTCGCCCTGTTCTTCATGGACACGCCGCCCGAAGACCCACGCCATTTCGACACCTCCAGCCTGCCGCTGTACGGCACGCTGGTGAAGGTGCATCACGCCAGCCGCGAGAACGGCAAGCTGCAATTTGTCGCCCAGGGCCTGACCCGCGTGCGCATCAAGACCTGGCTCAAGCACCACCGCCCGCCGTACCTGGTGGAGGTCGAATACCCGCACCAGCCGTCCGAGCCGACCGATGAGGTGAAGGCCTACGGCATGGCGCTGATCAATGCGATCAAGGAACTGCTGCCGCTCAACCCGCTGTACAGCGAAGAGTTGAAGAACTACCTCAACCGCTTCAGCCCCAACGACCCGTCGCCCCTCACCGACTTCGCCGCCGCGCTGACCTCGGCCACCGGTAACGAGTTGCAGGAAGTGCTGGACTGCGTGCCCATGCTCAAGCGCATGGAAAAAGTCTTGCCGATGCTGCGCAAAGAAGTGGAAGTCGCGCGCCTGCAAAAGGAAATCTCCGCCGAGGTGAACCGCAAGATCGGCGAGCACCAGCGCGAGTTTTTCCTCAAGGAACAGCTCAAGGTCATCCAGCAGGAACTGGGGCTGACCAAGGACGACCGCAGCGCCGACGTCGAGCAGTTCGAACAACGCCTGCAAGGCAAGGTGCTGCCGGCCCAGGCGCAGAAGCGCATCGATGAAGAACTGAACAAACTGTCGATCCTCGAAACCGGCTCGCCGGAATACGCGGTCACACGCAATTACCTCGACTGGGCGACGGCGGTGCCGTGGGGCGTGTATGGCGAAGACAAACTCGACCTGAAACACGCGCGCAAGGTGTTGGATAAACACCATGCGGGCCTGGATGACATCAAGAGCCGCATCCTCGAATTCCTCGCGGTGGGCGCCTATAAAGGTGAAGTCGCCGGTTCCATCGTGCTGCTGGTGGGCCCGCCGGGCGTGGGCAAGACCAGCGTCGGTAAATCCATCGCCGAGTCCCTGGGGCGGCCGTTCTATCGCTTCAGCGTCGGCGGCATGCGCGACGAGGCCGAGATCAAGGGCCACCGCCGCACCTACATCGGCGCCTTGCCCGGCAAGCTGGTGCAAGCGCTGAAAGATGTGGAGGTGATGAACCCGGTGATCATGCTCGACGAGATCGACAAGATGGGCCAGAGCTTCCAGGGCGACCCGGCGTCGGCGCTGCTGGAAACCCTCGACCCGGAGCAGAACGTCGAATTCCTCGACCACTACCTGGACCTGCGCCTGGACCTGTCCAAAGTGCTGTTCGTGTGCACCGCCAACACCCTCGATTCGATCCCCGGCCCGTTGCTGGACCGCATGGAAGTGATTCGCCTGTCGGGCTATATCACCGAAGAAAAAGTCGCCATCGCCAAGCGCCACCTGTGGCCAAAACAGTTGGAAAAAGCCGGCGTGGCCAAAACCAGCCTGACCATCAGCGACGGCGCCCTGCGTGCGTTGATCGACGGTTATGCCCGCGAAGCCGGAGTGCGCCAACTGGAGAAACAGCTGGGCAAACTGGTGCGCAAGGCGGTGGTCAAGTTGCTGGATGAGCCGGACTCGGTAATCAAGATCGGCAACAAGGACCTGGAAAGCTCCCTGGGCATGCCGGTGTTCCGCAACGAACAGGTGTTGTCCGGCACCGGCGTGATAACCGGCCTGGCCTGGACCAGCATGGGCGGCGCGACCTTGCCGATCGAGGCGACGCGCATTCATACGCTCAATCGCGGCTTCAAGCTCACCGGGCAGTTGGGTGAAGTGATGAAGGAGTCCGCCGAAATCGCCTACAGCTACATCAGCTCGAACCTGAAGTCGTTTGGCGGTGACCCGAAGTTCTTCGACGAAGCCTTCGTGCATTTGCACGTGCCGGAAGGCGCCACGCCAAAAGACGGCCCGAGCGCCGGCGTGACCATGGCCAGTGCGTTGCTGTCGCTGGCCCGTAACCAGCCGCCGAAAAAAGGCGTGGCCATGACCGGCGAGCTGACGTTGACCGGGCATGTGCTGCCGATTGGCGGCGTACGTGAAAAGGTGATTGCGGCGCGGCGCCAGAAGATTCACGAACTGATCTTGCCGGAGCCGAACCGTGGCAGCTTCGAGGAGTTGCCGGAGTACCTCAAGGAAGGCATGACCGTGCACTTTGCCAAGCGGTTTGCGGATGTGGCCAAGGTGCTCTTCTGA